The following are from one region of the Pirellulales bacterium genome:
- the larB gene encoding nickel pincer cofactor biosynthesis protein LarB, with product MEPSELTILANELLRGGMSVSDFVQRLSQGTIADIGEAQLDLDRHRRCGFPEVVYGAGKSPEALERIFHRLRDEGIDVLSTRIPAEYAKRLGTTFPSGRYNSLGRTFRIPLDVPTVDGESSGANVRGRVAIVTAGTSDLPVAEEARETAEWMGVEVRFVQDVGVAGPHRLPARLPQILGSDAVVVIAGMEGALPSVVGGHVDCPVIGVPTSVGYGANLGGLASLLSMLNSCAANVTVVNIDAGFKGAYVAGLIARNAARRRQQ from the coding sequence CCTTCAGAACTCACGATTTTGGCAAATGAGCTGCTGCGCGGCGGAATGTCGGTGTCGGATTTTGTCCAGCGGCTATCGCAAGGCACAATCGCTGACATTGGCGAGGCGCAGTTGGATCTCGATCGGCATCGCCGCTGTGGATTTCCTGAGGTGGTATATGGCGCCGGCAAATCGCCGGAAGCGCTCGAACGGATCTTTCATCGTTTGCGCGACGAAGGGATCGACGTCCTGTCCACCCGTATTCCGGCCGAGTACGCCAAGCGTCTAGGAACGACCTTCCCTAGCGGTCGCTATAATTCGCTGGGGCGCACCTTTCGCATTCCGCTCGATGTGCCGACTGTCGACGGCGAATCGAGCGGTGCCAATGTCCGCGGTCGCGTGGCAATTGTCACGGCCGGCACCAGCGACCTGCCAGTGGCCGAAGAGGCGCGGGAAACGGCCGAGTGGATGGGGGTTGAAGTTCGCTTCGTGCAAGATGTGGGTGTAGCCGGCCCGCATCGCTTGCCCGCCCGACTGCCGCAAATTCTGGGCTCGGATGCCGTGGTGGTGATCGCGGGCATGGAAGGAGCGTTACCAAGCGTTGTAGGTGGACACGTCGATTGCCCTGTGATCGGTGTGCCTACGAGTGTCGGCTATGGAGCAAATTTGGGGGGGCTGGCGTCGCTGTTGAGTATGCTCAATAGCTGTGCTGCCAATGTGACGGTGGTAAACATTGATGCAGGTTTCAAAGGAGCCTACGTCGCTGGCCTGATCGCCCGCAACGCAGCACGACGTCGCCAACAATGA